The Anopheles funestus chromosome X unlocalized genomic scaffold, idAnoFuneDA-416_04 X_unloc_36, whole genome shotgun sequence DNA window caacttttccaaaaaaaatcctcattttgccactttggatgcttataactcggtcagtttccaatggatcttcaattgtagcacatatttggatagatatggtcattagctaccaaaagttattctacgccgatgtgctaagttgtctgtggaaaaaagttattcgaggtacaaagacttaacattttctcaacttttccaaaaaaaatcctcattttgccactttggatgcttataactcggtcagtttccaatggatcttcaattgtagcacatatttggatagatctggtcattagctaccaaaagttattctacgccgatgtgctaagttgtctgtggaaaaagttattcgaggtacaaagacttaacattttctcaacttttccaaaaaattcctcattttgccactttggatgcctataactcggtcagtttccaatggatcttcaattgtagcacatatttggatagatctggtcattagctaccaaaagttattctacgccgatgtgctaagttgtctgtggaaaaagttatttgaggtacaaagacttaacattttctcaacttttccaaaaaaattcctcattttgccactttggatgcttataactcggtcagtttccaatggatcttcaattgtagcacatatttggatagatctggtcattagctaccaaaagttattctacgccgatgtgctaagttgtctgtgaaaaaagttattcgaggtacaaagacttaacattttctcaacttttccaaaaaaaatcctcattttgccactttggatgcttataactcggtcagtttccaatggatcttcaattgtaacacagatttataaagatctgctcatcagctaccaaaagttattctacgccgatgtgctaagttgtctgtggaaaaagttattcgaggtacaaagaccaaaaattttctcaatttttcctaaaaaattcctcattttgccactttggatgcttataactcggtcagtttccaatggatcttcaattgtagcacatatttggatagatcttgtcattagctaccaaaagttattctacgccgatgtgctaagttgtctgtggaaaaagttattcgaggtacaaagacttaacattttctcaacttttccaaaaaaattcctcattttgccactttgggtgcttataactcagtcagtttccaatggatcttcaattgtagcacatatttggatagatctggtcattagctaccaaaagttattctacgccgatgtgctaagttgtctgtggaaaaagttattcgaggtacaaagacttaacattttctcaacttttccaaaaaaattcctcattttgccactttgggtgcttatatttcggtcagtttccaatggatcttcaattgtagcacatatttggatagatctggtcattagctaccaaaagttattctacgccgatgtgctaagttgtctgtgaaaaaagttattcgaggtacaaagacttaacattttctcaacttttccaaaaaaaatcctcattttgccactttggatgcttataactcggtcagtttccaatggatcttcaattgtaacacagatttggaaagatctgctcatcagctaccaaaagttattctacgccgatgtgctaagttgtctgtggaaaaagttattc harbors:
- the LOC125773494 gene encoding uncharacterized protein LOC125773494 is translated as MVISYQKLFYADVLSCLWKKLFKVQRLNIFSTFPKKFLILPLWMLITRSVSNGSSIVAHIWIDLVISYQKLFYADVLSCLWKKLFEVQRLNIFSTFPKKFLILPLWMLITRTVSNGSSIVAHIWIDLVISYQKLFYADVLSCLWKKLFEVQRLNIFSTFPKKFLILPLWMLITRSVSNGSSIVAHIWIDLVISYQKLFYADVLSCLWKKLFKVQRLNIFSTFPKKILILPLWMLITRSVSNGSSIVTQIYKDLLISYQKLFYADVLSCLWKKLFEVQRPKIFSIFPKKFLILPLWMLITRSVSNGSSIVAHIWIDLVISYQKLFYADVLSCLWKKLFEVQRLNIFSTFPKKFLILPLWVLITQSVSNGSSIVAHIWIDLVISYQKLFYADVLSCLWKKLFEVQRLNIFSTFPKKFLILPLWVLIFRSVSNGSSIVAHIWIDLVISYQKLFYADVLSCL